Proteins from a single region of Haloterrigena alkaliphila:
- a CDS encoding DUF309 domain-containing protein produces the protein MRDQLRAGAAIYNAGHYHAAHDAWEAHWLDLEAGTDDERLLHGLIQFTAAVHHARERNWEGAVGLADSALEYLDGLPPNYRDVRLSPVRSFLEALAADPELVERRPPVRLEHEGEVPTLADIGFAPTAIAATVLAGELGYDAEPIEQARAYARSDLEAGDDGSLFISLLFDFVREDDHRGIVYQRLTDHVGRREARESDVEGLF, from the coding sequence ATGCGCGATCAGCTCCGGGCCGGGGCCGCGATCTACAACGCGGGGCACTACCACGCGGCCCACGACGCCTGGGAGGCCCACTGGCTCGACCTCGAGGCCGGAACCGACGACGAGCGACTGCTCCACGGGCTGATCCAGTTCACGGCCGCGGTCCACCACGCCCGCGAGCGCAACTGGGAGGGAGCCGTCGGCCTGGCCGACAGCGCGCTCGAGTACCTCGACGGGTTGCCTCCAAACTACCGCGATGTCCGGCTCTCGCCGGTCCGATCGTTTCTCGAGGCGCTCGCGGCCGATCCGGAACTCGTCGAGCGCCGGCCACCGGTTCGCCTCGAACACGAGGGCGAGGTTCCGACGCTCGCGGACATCGGGTTCGCGCCGACGGCGATCGCGGCGACCGTCCTCGCCGGGGAACTGGGCTACGACGCCGAACCGATCGAGCAGGCCCGCGCGTACGCCCGCAGCGACCTCGAGGCCGGCGACGACGGCAGTCTGTTCATCAGCCTGCTGTTCGACTTCGTCCGCGAGGACGATCACCGCGGGATCGTCTATCAGCGCCTGACCGACCACGTCGGCCGCCGCGAGGCCCGCGAGTCCGACGTGGAGGGCCTGTTCTGA
- a CDS encoding aldo/keto reductase: MEYTTLGSTGMSVSRIGLGCMSFGSGREWMLEREESTELIERAIDLGINFFDTANVYSTGESEEILGDVLADYDRDAQVVATKVYAEMDPDNPNASGLSRKAIEQELEASLDRLGLETVDLYQTHRWDYDTPIDETLRALDDAVRRGKVRYVGTSSMWAHQFAEALQTSDRLGLERFATMQNHYNLFYREEEREMLPLCEKEGIGVIPWSPLARGVGTRPHTEIESTTRGQTDQYLEQIPYLQGGGEEINERVQELAAEKGVTMAQLSLAWLLHKDWVDAPIVGTTSVEHLEEAVEALDVSLSASDIAYLEEPYEPLPIAGHE, encoded by the coding sequence ATGGAGTACACCACGCTCGGATCGACCGGCATGTCCGTCAGTCGCATCGGACTCGGCTGCATGAGTTTCGGCAGCGGCCGGGAGTGGATGCTCGAGCGCGAGGAGAGCACCGAACTGATCGAGCGCGCGATCGACCTCGGGATCAACTTCTTCGACACGGCGAACGTCTACTCGACGGGCGAGTCCGAGGAGATCCTCGGCGACGTCCTCGCCGACTACGACCGGGACGCGCAGGTCGTCGCGACGAAGGTCTACGCGGAGATGGATCCCGACAACCCCAACGCCAGCGGGCTCTCGCGGAAGGCCATCGAGCAGGAACTCGAGGCCAGCCTCGACCGGCTCGGCCTCGAGACCGTCGACCTCTACCAGACCCACCGGTGGGACTACGACACGCCGATCGACGAGACGCTGCGGGCGCTGGACGACGCCGTCCGGCGCGGCAAGGTTCGCTACGTCGGCACCTCCTCGATGTGGGCCCACCAGTTCGCCGAGGCCCTGCAGACCAGCGACCGACTGGGCCTCGAGCGGTTCGCGACGATGCAGAACCACTACAACCTGTTCTACCGCGAGGAAGAGCGGGAGATGCTGCCGCTCTGTGAGAAGGAGGGGATCGGCGTGATCCCGTGGTCGCCGCTGGCCCGCGGCGTCGGCACGCGCCCTCACACCGAAATCGAGTCGACGACGCGCGGGCAGACGGACCAGTACCTCGAGCAGATTCCCTACCTGCAGGGCGGCGGCGAGGAGATCAACGAGCGCGTGCAGGAACTGGCCGCCGAGAAGGGCGTCACGATGGCCCAGCTCAGCCTCGCGTGGCTGCTCCACAAGGACTGGGTCGACGCGCCCATCGTCGGTACGACCAGCGTCGAGCACCTCGAGGAGGCCGTCGAGGCGCTGGACGTCTCGCTGTCGGCGTCGGACATCGCCTACCTCGAGGAACCCTACGAGCCGCTGCCGATCGCGGGCCACGAGTAA
- the azf gene encoding NAD-dependent glucose-6-phosphate dehydrogenase Azf, whose translation MAQSVLLTGAAGRVGEAILGGLADEHEWRLLDRDPPTEDYPGEFVVADITEMEAVREAMDGIDVVIHLAGDPRPEAPWDSVLTNNIDGTRTVFEAAVDAGVEKVAFASSNHAVGAYETEERTPDLYRPHDDYLLDGTELPRPGNLYGVSKAAGETLGRYYHDEYDLSVVNVRIGNLTEGHPPIDYERGQAMWLSYRDCAHLFDRCIRADYEYEIVYGISDNDRKYYSLERAKEVLGYEPRDNSARHD comes from the coding sequence ATGGCACAGTCAGTCCTGCTTACTGGGGCTGCGGGGCGGGTCGGAGAGGCCATCCTCGGCGGCCTCGCGGACGAACACGAGTGGCGCTTGCTGGATCGCGATCCGCCGACGGAGGACTACCCGGGCGAGTTCGTCGTCGCGGACATCACCGAGATGGAGGCCGTCCGCGAGGCGATGGACGGCATCGACGTCGTGATCCACCTCGCGGGCGATCCGCGCCCGGAGGCGCCGTGGGACAGCGTCCTGACGAACAACATCGACGGCACCCGGACCGTCTTCGAGGCCGCCGTCGACGCCGGCGTCGAGAAGGTCGCCTTCGCCTCCTCGAACCACGCGGTCGGCGCCTACGAAACCGAGGAGCGCACGCCCGACCTGTACCGTCCACACGACGACTACCTCCTCGACGGGACGGAACTCCCCCGACCGGGCAACCTCTACGGCGTCTCGAAGGCCGCCGGCGAGACGCTGGGTCGGTACTACCACGACGAGTACGATCTCTCGGTGGTCAACGTCCGCATCGGTAACCTCACCGAGGGGCACCCGCCGATCGACTACGAGCGCGGGCAGGCGATGTGGCTCTCCTACCGGGACTGCGCGCACCTGTTCGATCGCTGCATCCGGGCCGACTACGAGTACGAGATCGTCTACGGCATCTCCGACAACGATCGGAAGTACTACTCGCTCGAGCGCGCGAAGGAGGTTCTGGGGTACGAGCCGCGGGACAACTCCGCGCGCCACGACTGA
- a CDS encoding dihydroneopterin aldolase family protein has product MTTDSDESDPTDAEAACFEAGIKFGTLYHQFAGTPISPDSAASLERAMEEAIENQPHCTEVTVAVRTDELEAELADSAADYTELTGRFLEVEIVVDYEGCEVVTRMAMEDGYPLMRVESVRGRDSSAD; this is encoded by the coding sequence ATGACGACCGATTCCGACGAGTCCGATCCGACGGACGCCGAGGCCGCGTGCTTCGAGGCCGGCATCAAGTTCGGCACGCTCTACCACCAGTTCGCCGGAACGCCGATCTCGCCGGACAGCGCCGCGAGTCTCGAGCGGGCGATGGAAGAAGCGATCGAGAACCAGCCCCACTGTACCGAGGTGACCGTCGCCGTCCGGACCGACGAACTCGAGGCCGAACTCGCCGACTCGGCGGCCGACTACACCGAACTGACGGGGCGATTCCTCGAGGTCGAAATCGTAGTCGACTACGAGGGCTGTGAGGTCGTCACGCGAATGGCGATGGAGGACGGCTACCCGCTGATGCGCGTCGAATCGGTTCGGGGTCGCGACTCGTCAGCTGACTGA
- a CDS encoding DUF5790 family protein: MSQATFGDDEELFGEAANEMREDVESSLEEGWAALPGADDIWETDADNVLGVLNGLNSALDAGDAEDSLRDAKKWFTMGQRADAFEDADDLEEEIADLEAAITDIAEAGEQVGELTSTIPALRGTLEDAGPDADADEDDEEAEAEEEAEADEDDAEEDEE, encoded by the coding sequence ATGAGCCAAGCGACGTTCGGCGACGACGAGGAACTGTTCGGCGAGGCCGCCAACGAGATGCGCGAGGACGTCGAATCCTCGCTCGAGGAGGGGTGGGCGGCACTCCCCGGCGCCGACGACATCTGGGAGACCGACGCCGACAACGTGCTCGGCGTGCTCAACGGGCTCAACTCCGCGCTGGACGCCGGCGACGCCGAGGACAGCCTCCGCGACGCGAAGAAGTGGTTCACGATGGGCCAGCGCGCCGACGCCTTCGAGGACGCCGACGATCTCGAGGAGGAGATCGCCGACCTCGAGGCGGCCATCACGGACATCGCCGAGGCGGGCGAACAGGTCGGCGAACTCACCTCGACGATCCCGGCGCTCCGGGGGACCCTCGAGGACGCCGGTCCCGACGCCGACGCGGACGAGGACGACGAGGAAGCTGAAGCCGAGGAGGAGGCCGAGGCCGACGAAGACGACGCCGAAGAAGACGAAGAGTAA
- a CDS encoding creatininase family protein encodes MDLRDATWTDVRDCETDLAVVPVGSTEQHGPHAPLGTDVVTAEAVADAGLERVEREVVRAPAIPVGIAEEHRQFPGTMWVSADTFRNYVREAVESLAHHGFDRVVIVNGHGGNVDALREVGARITRDGDAYAVPFTWFEAVGEHTAEMGHGGPLETALLRHCEPELVREDRIDEARDGRAESWGDWTSYANLAYDAAEFTDNGVVGDPEDGDARRGEELLELAADGLARLLEAVAERDVSRPPRRE; translated from the coding sequence ATGGACCTACGCGACGCGACGTGGACGGACGTCCGCGACTGCGAGACCGATCTGGCGGTCGTCCCCGTCGGCAGCACGGAACAACACGGGCCCCACGCCCCCCTCGGCACGGACGTCGTGACCGCGGAGGCGGTCGCCGACGCCGGCCTCGAGCGCGTCGAGCGCGAGGTCGTGCGCGCGCCGGCGATTCCGGTCGGTATCGCCGAAGAACACCGCCAGTTCCCGGGCACGATGTGGGTCTCCGCGGACACGTTTCGAAACTACGTGCGCGAGGCCGTCGAGAGCCTCGCCCACCACGGCTTCGACCGCGTCGTCATCGTCAACGGCCACGGCGGCAACGTCGACGCCCTGCGGGAGGTCGGCGCCCGGATCACCCGCGACGGCGACGCCTACGCCGTCCCCTTCACCTGGTTCGAGGCCGTCGGCGAGCACACGGCCGAGATGGGCCACGGCGGCCCGCTCGAGACGGCCCTCCTCCGGCACTGCGAGCCGGAACTCGTCCGCGAGGATCGGATCGACGAGGCCCGCGACGGGCGCGCCGAGAGCTGGGGGGACTGGACGAGCTACGCGAATCTGGCCTACGACGCGGCGGAGTTCACCGACAACGGCGTCGTTGGCGACCCCGAAGACGGGGACGCGCGGCGGGGCGAGGAACTGCTCGAGCTCGCGGCCGACGGGCTGGCGCGGCTGCTCGAGGCGGTCGCCGAGCGAGACGTCTCGCGGCCCCCGCGCCGGGAATAG
- a CDS encoding DUF5789 family protein translates to MTDEDRQSGVDIGDLGDELESADYPLSEDELLERYGDEEIEMEGNTTTLEELIGPMGVEEYQDYGEVENAIMNMVGDEAIGRKNYSDRTPPAAGEQRQDEGAPDQGDQEGQESF, encoded by the coding sequence ATGACTGATGAGGACCGCCAAAGCGGCGTCGACATCGGCGATCTCGGCGACGAACTCGAGTCCGCGGACTACCCGTTGAGCGAGGACGAACTCCTCGAGCGCTACGGCGACGAGGAGATCGAGATGGAAGGGAACACGACGACGCTCGAGGAACTCATCGGGCCGATGGGTGTCGAGGAGTATCAGGATTACGGGGAGGTCGAGAACGCGATCATGAACATGGTCGGCGACGAGGCGATCGGACGGAAGAACTACAGCGACCGCACCCCGCCCGCGGCGGGCGAGCAGCGACAGGACGAGGGCGCGCCGGACCAGGGCGACCAGGAAGGTCAGGAGTCGTTCTAA
- a CDS encoding Yip1 family protein, translating into MAPRTPLFDPAEYFARTSRATAQNRGIGVFVLFVVLEIAWLSVAIRLLFAQVHDLGPRLEQQIMSAITGIIVITTIVIVIAWLVVAAIMHYGTSGSNGPGTFTDALSVAGWAYAPELVSLVPSALYGWWTVRQLSFNGSDPDRLAAEFDSVASQAGMGIVPILLVLATTVWSVYILTYGIAETHDVPVDRAVTPAVVVGLGSVVLFLIN; encoded by the coding sequence ATGGCCCCGCGAACACCGTTGTTTGATCCCGCGGAGTACTTCGCTCGCACAAGCCGCGCCACCGCACAGAACAGGGGGATCGGCGTCTTCGTCCTCTTCGTCGTCCTAGAAATCGCTTGGTTGTCCGTCGCCATCAGACTCCTATTCGCTCAGGTGCACGATCTGGGCCCGCGACTCGAGCAGCAGATCATGTCGGCCATCACCGGGATAATCGTGATCACCACGATCGTCATCGTCATCGCGTGGCTCGTCGTCGCCGCGATCATGCATTACGGGACCAGCGGCTCGAACGGTCCGGGAACGTTCACCGACGCTCTCAGCGTCGCCGGTTGGGCCTACGCTCCGGAACTCGTCTCCCTCGTTCCGAGCGCACTCTACGGCTGGTGGACGGTCCGGCAACTCTCGTTCAACGGTTCCGATCCCGACCGGCTGGCCGCCGAGTTCGATAGCGTCGCGTCACAGGCCGGCATGGGAATCGTCCCGATACTCCTGGTGCTCGCGACGACGGTCTGGAGCGTCTACATTCTCACCTACGGAATCGCTGAGACGCACGACGTCCCGGTCGATCGGGCCGTGACTCCGGCGGTCGTCGTAGGGCTGGGTTCGGTGGTCCTCTTTCTCATCAACTGA
- a CDS encoding ABC transporter ATP-binding protein, translating into MSGSGADWDEDDPFEEQREEIENPMKRLFLEYGRNYTFQAVVGVVASTFARILDLLPPIMLAVALDAVFRGETEYADALPFGGGLVAPYVPATQVGQFYLTVGVIAAAFFLGATFHWLRNWGFNAFAQNIQHDIRTDTYDKMQRLNMDFFADKQTGEMMSILSNDVNRLERFLNDGMNSLFRLAVMVLGIGAILFAYNWQLALVALLPVPLIAVFTYLFVKVIQPKYAAVRSTVGKVNSRLENNLGGIQVIKSSTTEEYESDRVEDVSRDYFDANWDAIETRIKFFPGLRVIAGIGFVVTFLVGGLWVFQGPPGPFTGTLSEGEFVVFILYTQRFIWPMAQFGQIINMYQRARASSARMFGLMDEPSQVAENPDAPALEVTEGRVEYDDVTFGYDEDEEIIIEDVDFTVAGGETLALVGPTGAGKSTVLKLLLRMYDVDEGAITVDGQDVRDVTIASLRESIGYVSQDTFLFYGTVEENIKYGTFDADREDVIEAAKMAEAHDFIQNLPEGYDTEVGERGVKLSGGQRQRISIARAILKDPDILVLDEATSDVDTETEMLIQRSIDELAADRTTFAIAHRLSTIRDADQILVLEGGEVVERGTHGELLENDGLYSHLWGVQAGEIDELPQEFIERAQRRQARTEVDVDVGDDDD; encoded by the coding sequence ATGAGCGGGAGTGGCGCCGACTGGGACGAGGACGACCCGTTCGAGGAACAGCGCGAGGAGATCGAGAACCCGATGAAGCGGCTGTTCCTCGAGTACGGACGCAACTACACGTTTCAGGCGGTCGTCGGCGTTGTCGCGAGTACCTTCGCCCGAATTCTGGATCTGCTCCCGCCGATCATGCTGGCGGTCGCGCTCGACGCGGTGTTTCGCGGCGAAACCGAGTACGCGGACGCCCTCCCCTTCGGCGGCGGCCTCGTCGCCCCGTACGTCCCCGCGACGCAGGTCGGACAGTTCTACCTGACCGTCGGCGTCATCGCCGCCGCGTTCTTCCTCGGCGCGACCTTCCACTGGCTCCGCAACTGGGGCTTCAACGCCTTCGCCCAGAACATCCAGCACGACATCCGGACCGACACCTACGACAAGATGCAGCGGCTGAACATGGACTTCTTCGCCGACAAGCAGACCGGGGAGATGATGTCCATCCTCTCGAACGACGTCAACCGCCTCGAGCGCTTTCTCAACGACGGGATGAACTCCCTGTTCCGGCTGGCGGTGATGGTCCTCGGCATCGGCGCCATCCTCTTCGCGTACAACTGGCAGCTCGCGCTGGTTGCCCTGCTCCCGGTGCCGCTGATCGCCGTCTTCACCTACCTGTTCGTCAAGGTCATCCAGCCGAAGTACGCCGCCGTCCGCTCGACCGTCGGGAAGGTCAACTCGCGACTGGAGAACAACCTCGGCGGGATCCAGGTGATCAAGTCGAGCACCACCGAGGAGTACGAGTCCGACCGCGTCGAGGACGTCTCGCGGGACTACTTCGACGCTAACTGGGACGCCATCGAGACCCGCATCAAGTTCTTCCCCGGCCTGCGGGTCATCGCCGGCATCGGCTTCGTCGTCACCTTCCTCGTCGGTGGCCTGTGGGTCTTTCAGGGGCCGCCCGGCCCCTTCACCGGCACGCTGAGCGAGGGCGAGTTCGTCGTCTTCATCCTCTACACGCAGCGCTTTATCTGGCCGATGGCCCAGTTCGGGCAGATCATCAACATGTACCAGCGCGCCCGCGCCTCCTCGGCCCGGATGTTCGGCCTGATGGACGAACCGAGTCAGGTCGCCGAGAACCCCGACGCGCCCGCCCTCGAGGTAACGGAGGGTCGCGTCGAGTACGACGACGTCACGTTCGGCTACGATGAAGACGAGGAGATCATCATCGAAGACGTCGACTTCACCGTCGCGGGCGGCGAAACGCTGGCCCTCGTCGGTCCGACGGGCGCCGGCAAGTCGACGGTCCTCAAACTCCTCCTGCGGATGTACGACGTCGACGAGGGGGCGATCACCGTCGACGGACAGGACGTCCGCGACGTCACCATCGCGAGCCTTCGGGAGTCGATCGGCTACGTCAGTCAGGACACCTTCCTCTTCTACGGCACCGTCGAGGAGAACATCAAGTACGGCACCTTCGACGCCGACCGCGAGGACGTGATCGAGGCCGCGAAGATGGCCGAGGCCCACGACTTCATTCAAAATCTCCCCGAGGGGTACGACACCGAGGTCGGCGAACGCGGCGTCAAACTCTCGGGCGGCCAGCGTCAGCGCATCTCCATCGCGCGGGCGATCCTCAAGGACCCGGACATCCTCGTCCTCGACGAGGCGACCAGCGACGTCGACACCGAGACGGAGATGCTCATCCAGCGCTCGATCGACGAACTCGCCGCCGACCGCACCACCTTCGCCATCGCCCACCGCCTCTCGACGATCAGGGACGCCGACCAGATCCTCGTCCTCGAGGGCGGCGAGGTCGTCGAGCGCGGCACCCACGGGGAACTACTCGAGAACGACGGCCTTTACTCGCACCTCTGGGGGGTCCAGGCCGGTGAGATCGACGAACTGCCCCAGGAGTTCATCGAGCGCGCCCAGCGCCGGCAGGCGCGGACGGAAGTCGACGTGGACGTCGGTGACGATGACGACTGA
- a CDS encoding DUF192 domain-containing protein: MALERVQKALFAVAAVAVIAVLVLQMGLVTPPWTVDAGTVRVVDGETGEELATVEVEVADTPKERYTGLSDHESLEAGEGMLFVHDDEGERTYVMREMEFDIDIVFVDADGEITSIEHARAPGPGEDGEELEYAGTAKWVLEVPRGYANETGMAAGDRIEIDYE, encoded by the coding sequence ATGGCCCTCGAGCGCGTCCAGAAGGCCCTCTTCGCGGTCGCAGCCGTCGCCGTGATCGCGGTCCTCGTTCTCCAGATGGGGTTGGTCACGCCGCCGTGGACCGTAGACGCGGGCACCGTCCGCGTCGTCGACGGCGAGACCGGCGAGGAACTCGCGACCGTCGAGGTCGAGGTCGCGGACACCCCGAAGGAGCGCTACACCGGGTTGAGCGACCACGAGTCGCTCGAGGCCGGCGAAGGGATGCTGTTCGTCCACGACGACGAGGGCGAGCGAACCTACGTGATGCGGGAGATGGAGTTCGACATCGACATCGTCTTCGTCGACGCCGACGGCGAGATCACGTCGATCGAACACGCCCGCGCACCCGGCCCCGGTGAGGACGGCGAGGAACTCGAGTACGCCGGCACGGCGAAGTGGGTCCTCGAGGTTCCGCGGGGGTACGCCAACGAGACGGGGATGGCGGCCGGCGACCGGATCGAAATCGACTACGAGTGA
- a CDS encoding DUF7344 domain-containing protein — MEALASSQEEQELSADTILELLANRRRRYLLYALRGQEDPIELSALAEQVAGWEHDVPPDEVAKNEYKSVYVSSVQCHVPKLADAGVVDHDEENHTVVLASNFDQLEPYLRVVVKDEPENSTLHAALEHESGDGLLGRVRENVARLKH; from the coding sequence ATGGAAGCACTTGCCTCGAGTCAGGAGGAGCAGGAACTCTCTGCAGATACCATCCTCGAGCTGCTGGCTAACCGCCGGCGACGATATCTCCTCTACGCGCTCCGCGGGCAGGAAGACCCGATCGAGCTCTCCGCGCTGGCCGAGCAGGTGGCCGGCTGGGAACACGACGTACCACCGGACGAAGTAGCCAAAAACGAGTACAAGAGCGTCTACGTCTCCTCGGTCCAGTGTCACGTCCCGAAACTGGCCGACGCGGGCGTCGTCGACCACGACGAGGAGAACCACACCGTCGTCCTCGCGAGCAACTTCGACCAGCTCGAGCCCTACCTCCGGGTCGTCGTCAAGGACGAACCGGAGAACTCGACGCTCCACGCCGCCCTCGAACACGAGTCCGGCGACGGGCTGCTGGGCCGGGTTCGGGAGAACGTCGCCCGACTCAAACACTGA